A single Orcinus orca chromosome 2, mOrcOrc1.1, whole genome shotgun sequence DNA region contains:
- the LOC101284329 gene encoding LOW QUALITY PROTEIN: growth factor receptor-bound protein 10-like (The sequence of the model RefSeq protein was modified relative to this genomic sequence to represent the inferred CDS: inserted 3 bases in 2 codons; deleted 1 base in 1 codon), which yields MRATGGGREGRERRAAAGWALGGRGAPRGAQSLRVAPGRQRAGAGTALRAALAPLDPRRPGRAEGRGRPGGGGRERRCGSFGVGHHAEPEEGAAGGDGPVTVTGRRFSPGSSRSSQAATRHPEPQKNPDSRLQQEDQQLRTSSPPAVPDPFPELCGPGSPTALTPGSLPPGPAAAKQDLXVFSEDGTSKVVEILADTTARDLCQLLVYRSHCVDDNSWTLVEHYPHLGLERCLEDHELVVQVESSMASESNFLFRKNYAKYEFLKNPTNFFPEQMVTWCQQSNGSQTQLLQNFXNSSSCPEIQGFLHVKELGRKSWKKLYVCLPRSSLYCSTKGASKEPRHLQLLADLEDSRIFSLMAGRKQYGASTDYGFCIKPNRVRNEAKELQLLCAEDEQSRTCWMTAFRLLKYVMLLYQNYRIPHQRKAVLSPFSTPVRSVSENSLVAMDFSGQTGRVIENPAEAQSAALEKGHAWRKRSKRMNILESQSPLHPSSLSTVIHRTQHWFHGRISREESHRIIKQQGLVDGLFLLRDSQSNPKAFVGLPWWRSS from the exons AGCTAcgggaggaggcagggagggacgCGAGCGGCGCGCAGCGGCGGGCTGGGCGCTCGGAGGCCGTGGAGCCCCGCGCGGAGCCCAAAGTTTGCGCGTGGCCCCCGGGCGGCAGCGCGCGGGGGCCGGGACAGCCCTGCGCGCCGCCCTCGCCCCGCTGGACCCGCGCCGCCCCGGCCGCGCCGAGGGTCGCGGGCGGCCAGGCGGAGGCGGCCGGGAGCGGCGCTGCGGCAGCTTTGGAGTTGGGCACCATGCTGAGCCCGAGGAGGGGGCTGCGGGGGGCGACGGCCCCGTGACCGTGACCGGCCGCCGCTTCTCACCTGGGTCCTCTCGGTCCAGCCAGGCGGCCACCAGACACCCAGAGCCCCAGAAAAACCCCGACAG CCGCCTGCAGCAGGAGGACCAGCAGTTGAGGACGTCGTCTCCGCCGGCCGTCCCTGACCCCTTCCCCGAGCTCTGCGGCCCCGGGAGC CCCACTGCGCTCACGCCGGGCTCCTTACCTCCTGGCCCGGCTGCTGCGAAGCAGGATCT AGTCTTTAGCGAAGACGGGACGAGCAAAGTGGTGGAGATTCTGGCGGACACGACAGCCAGGGACCTGTGCCAGTTGCTGGTTTACAGAAGTCACTGTGTGGACGACAACAGCTGGACTCTGGTGGAGCATTACCCGCACCTGGGATTAGAAAGGTGCTTGGAAGACCATGAGCTTGTGGTCCAGGTAGAGAGCAGCATGGCAAGTGAAAGTAATTTTTTATTCAGGAAGAATTATGCAAAATacgagtttttaaaaaatcccacgAATTTCTTCCCAGAACAGATGGTTACCTGGTGCCAGCAGTCAAACGGCAGTCAGACCCAGCTTTTGCAGAATT TTAACTCCAGTAGTTGTCCTGAGATTCAAGGGTTTTTGCACGTGAAGGAGCTGGGAAGGAAGTCGTGGAAGAAGCTGTACGTGTGTTTGCCGCGATCCAGCCTCTATTGCTCCACAAAGGGAGCTTCAAAGGAGCCCAGACACTTGCAGCTGCTGGCCGACCTGGAGGACAGCCGCATCTTCTCCCTGATGGCCGGAAGGAAGCAGTACGGTGCCTCCACGGACTACGGCTTCTGCATAAAGCCAAACAGAGTCAGGAACGAAGCCAAGGAGCTGCAGTTGCTCTGTGCCGAGGACGAGCAGAGCCGGACGTGCTGGATGACGGCCTTCAGGCTCCTCAAGTATGTAATGCTCCTTTACCAGAACTACAGAATCCCTCATCAGAGGAAGGCCGTGCTGTCCCCCTTCTCAACTCCAGTGCGCAGTGTCTCTGAGAACTCCCTTGTGGCCATGGATTTTTCTGGGCAAACGGGAAGAGTGATCGAGAATCCGGCTGAGGCTCAGAGTGCAGCCCTGGAAAAAGGCCACGCCTGGAGGAAGCGAAGCAAGCGGATGAATATCCTCGAGAGCCAAAGCCCCCTCCACCCTTCCAGCCTAAGTACAGTGATTCACAGGACGCAGCACTGGTTTCACGGCAGGATCTCCAGGGAGGAGTCACACCGGATCATTAAGCAGCAGGGGCTCGTGGATGGGCTTTTTCTCCTCCGTGACAGCCAGAGTAATCCAAAGGcatttgtcgggcttccctggtggcgcagtagttga